TTCTTCTATAGGAACCAGCGTTATGGGATCCATTGTTTCTACCATACCTTCTTCTACCATCACATCATCTACTATCAAGATGGCATATTCATCATTTGGAGTAAAGGTGATCGTATAAAGACCATCATCCATCCCTAAAATCTTGAAATTTCCATCATCATCTACGAAGGTATTATAAGTGTCATCTCCTTTACTAGCACTTACAGCTACTGGCATTGCTTCGTCAGGGAAAACTTGACCCATCACTCCTGAAGCTGCCTCTTCCATATAAGCTCTTAAAACTGGCTTAAGAATTATATTTCCTGAATTTCCAGCTTCTACAATAGATTTAGCCACATCAAAATCAATGACTAAATTATAACTCATTCCGCCTTCTATATCTTCATCAACTTTTATTTTAAGACCAGATTGTTGAGCACTAGGAGTTTTTAAATCAAATCTATCACCATTTTTAATGACATAATTATCATCCCCTAATACCAATCTTAATTGATCAATTTCTCCTTCAGGAAAATCTTCAGATCCTAAGAATAAAGAGTTTTCTCCTGTTAGATCCAGTAAATTCACATAACGATTAGTTTCATCATATGGAATTTCGATCCATCCAATTTCATCATCGTCATCATCTATTCCATCATCATCCATGTCATCATCACCGTCCGCTTTCACACGAACAGCTAAGACCTCCACCCACACTTCTTCAAAATCTCCCGGAGCATCTACCATGTAGAAGTTTACTTTTGCCATCCCATTGGAGGGACTACCATCGTCATCATTGGAGCAGGCTACAGCAAACAACATGACTCCCACCATCATCAAATAATTGAATAAATTTTTCATTGGTTAAATAGTTCAGTTAGTTTATCTCTACTCTCTTATCCAAGCTCTGTGCCATTAATACAATTTTCCATTTTTAAACGAATTCTAAAAGGTCCTTGTTATTTTTGGGGATGATGAAATGGGAAAATCTTTTAGCCCGGGGCAGATTTGGTGATGAACCCGGATTTATTCCAACTCAAGCAGTACGAAGTGAGTTTGAAGTAGATTATGATCGGATAATATTTTCGGCACCATTCCGAAACTTACAAGACAAGACACAGGTGTTTCCGCTGCCTGATCAGGCTTTCGTTCACACCCGTCTTACTCATAGTCTTGAAGTTTCCAGTGTGGGTCGTTCCCTCGGAAAATCTGCTGGAGAATACTTACTTGAAAAATACCCAAACCTTAAAAAGACCGGTATTTCAGCCTATGAAGTAGGTGCAATTGTAGCAGCTGCTGCATTGACACATGATATAGGTAACCCTCCTTTTGGCCATGCAGGAGAGGAAGCGATTTCAGATTTCTTTAAGTTCCATCCCATGGGAAAATGCTGGAAAACGCATGTTCGTGGCGAGCAATGGGCAGATTTATGTGATTTTGAAGGGAATGCACAAGGCTTCAGAATGTTGGTTTCGAAATCCAACGGACTGAAACTTACTTATGCGACCCTCGCTGCTTTTACTAAATACCCTAGGCCAAGCTTTATTCCGCACCGAGATGTGGCCCGTAGAAGTCAAAAGAAATATGGTTTCTTTATTAACCAGCTCACTGACTTTGAACAGATGAGTTCTTTTCTTGGGATAGAAAAATCCAGCCCTGAATGCTGGTTTAGACATCCTCTGGCATTTTTAGTTGAAGCTGCGGATGATATCTGCTACAGCATCATTGATTTGGAGGATGGCTGCACCATGGGACTTGTGAGCTTTGAAGAGACGGTCAAGTTATTGGCACCAATTCTTAAAGATAAATTTGATCCTAAAAAGCTCAAGGAGCCTCGGACTAACACCCAAAATTTAGGTGCCCTACGAGCAATTGCAATTGGTGAGCTAATTAGAGAAACTGTTGAAGTTTTTGCACAATATGAGGAGAGCATGTGCAAAGGTTTTTTTGATAAAGCTCTTACTGATATCATCCCTTCGGCCAAAGCTCTGAAGAAAATCACTGAAATTTCTGTGGAGAAAATTTACAGATCTAAAGTAGTGCTGGAAAAAGAAGCGGCTGGATTCCAGGTT
Above is a window of Algoriphagus machipongonensis DNA encoding:
- a CDS encoding DUF4382 domain-containing protein, with translation MKNLFNYLMMVGVMLFAVACSNDDDGSPSNGMAKVNFYMVDAPGDFEEVWVEVLAVRVKADGDDDMDDDGIDDDDDEIGWIEIPYDETNRYVNLLDLTGENSLFLGSEDFPEGEIDQLRLVLGDDNYVIKNGDRFDLKTPSAQQSGLKIKVDEDIEGGMSYNLVIDFDVAKSIVEAGNSGNIILKPVLRAYMEEAASGVMGQVFPDEAMPVAVSASKGDDTYNTFVDDDGNFKILGMDDGLYTITFTPNDEYAILIVDDVMVEEGMVETMDPITLVPIEE
- the dgt gene encoding dGTP triphosphohydrolase, whose protein sequence is MKWENLLARGRFGDEPGFIPTQAVRSEFEVDYDRIIFSAPFRNLQDKTQVFPLPDQAFVHTRLTHSLEVSSVGRSLGKSAGEYLLEKYPNLKKTGISAYEVGAIVAAAALTHDIGNPPFGHAGEEAISDFFKFHPMGKCWKTHVRGEQWADLCDFEGNAQGFRMLVSKSNGLKLTYATLAAFTKYPRPSFIPHRDVARRSQKKYGFFINQLTDFEQMSSFLGIEKSSPECWFRHPLAFLVEAADDICYSIIDLEDGCTMGLVSFEETVKLLAPILKDKFDPKKLKEPRTNTQNLGALRAIAIGELIRETVEVFAQYEESMCKGFFDKALTDIIPSAKALKKITEISVEKIYRSKVVLEKEAAGFQVLEGLLAVYSKALYNKFYDPDNFSGQDKSILRLLPEDFPMKGWGEEVNPYPLLRSLVDFISGMTDKYALNLYRRVNGISFPGS